The following proteins are encoded in a genomic region of Verrucomicrobiaceae bacterium:
- a CDS encoding PSD1 domain-containing protein has product MRFLALFITLPAFAVPVDFVREVRPIFEKHCYECHGEKKQKSGLRLDVKSAAFKGGDNHAPDIVPGKASESPLVQFLTSDDEDEVMPPKGKLAAAEIETLTRWIHEGASWPDGVDLAKVEDKRDHWAFKPIQSVEQRAKGKEIDAFIDAKLSEKGLHRSQPADPVTWLRRVTFDLTGLPPTPEEVAEFDRSYKSHGPYMTYSSAVDRLLASPRYGERWAQHWLDVVRYADTHGFEVNTERPHAWPYRDYVIRAFNADTPFDRFIKEQIVGDSMGMDEATGFLVTASVLLPGQIGKDAPSIRLARQDSLDEMVTNIGQTFLGLSVGCARCHDHKFDPISAKDYYAMQALVAGVEYADRELRTPKALARKKEAATARQRDAQITQRLTQLSPMARPGKKEGVQRPTVRATMNIDRIAPVRTKRVRFTIRETNSLEPCLDELEVFNTAGVNVALASAGAKLKTSGDKISRNRHEPAFIHDGRYGNERSWMSNEKGKGWVEIEFAREEEISHIAWSRDRLEKLEDRVALNYAIEIGHDKGWLLVADASDRRPHQLGLGAGPEFVFEGLPETEAKEIRRLLNERGSLLAKIKAGEQGQLAFAGTFREPDDIHLLNRGDPEQPKESVMPAVLSALGDVKLTDATPELKRRQALADWIASPQNTLTARVMVNRIWQGHFGTGLVATPSDFGRMGMKPTHPELLDWLASEFIRSGWSVKHLHRLIVLSGTYGQSSFGFSRTDAAKAATTLDSESKYLWRFPSRRIEAETLRDSMLAVSGKLNFTMYGRGFDLFDKRGGLSGFKPVETFKPENQRRMIYAHKVRREPETVFGAFDCPDAGQSTALRRASTTPIQALNLFNSRFTLEHAHAFAERVKREAGGDAAAQIRRAYELALSRKPTTAESNDTLPLVKQHGASVLCRALFNSNEFLFIP; this is encoded by the coding sequence ATGCGTTTCCTGGCTCTTTTCATCACTCTTCCCGCTTTCGCCGTGCCGGTGGACTTTGTCCGCGAGGTGCGGCCCATCTTTGAAAAGCACTGCTATGAATGCCACGGCGAGAAGAAGCAGAAATCTGGCCTGCGTCTTGATGTGAAATCCGCCGCGTTCAAAGGCGGTGACAATCACGCGCCGGACATCGTGCCCGGAAAGGCCTCCGAAAGCCCGCTGGTGCAATTTTTGACCTCGGACGATGAGGACGAAGTCATGCCGCCAAAGGGCAAACTGGCCGCTGCGGAGATCGAGACGCTCACAAGATGGATTCATGAAGGCGCGAGCTGGCCGGATGGCGTGGATTTGGCGAAGGTGGAGGACAAACGCGATCATTGGGCGTTCAAGCCGATCCAAAGCGTCGAGCAAAGGGCGAAGGGCAAAGAGATTGATGCCTTCATCGACGCCAAGCTCTCAGAGAAAGGACTGCATCGTTCGCAGCCCGCAGATCCCGTCACCTGGCTGCGACGGGTGACCTTTGATCTGACGGGTCTCCCGCCCACGCCAGAGGAGGTGGCAGAGTTTGATAGGTCCTATAAGTCACATGGGCCATATATGACCTATTCCTCAGCCGTGGACCGTCTCCTGGCCAGCCCGCGCTACGGCGAGCGCTGGGCGCAGCACTGGCTGGATGTCGTGCGCTACGCGGACACGCATGGTTTTGAGGTGAACACCGAGCGACCTCATGCCTGGCCGTATCGCGACTATGTGATTCGGGCATTCAATGCAGACACGCCGTTTGACCGCTTCATCAAGGAGCAAATCGTGGGCGATTCGATGGGTATGGATGAGGCCACGGGGTTCCTCGTCACGGCCTCCGTGCTGCTTCCGGGCCAGATTGGCAAGGATGCGCCGTCCATCCGGCTGGCGCGGCAGGATTCGCTCGATGAGATGGTCACGAACATCGGCCAGACCTTCCTTGGGCTGAGCGTGGGCTGCGCTCGCTGCCACGATCACAAGTTTGATCCCATCAGCGCCAAGGACTACTACGCCATGCAGGCTCTGGTGGCGGGTGTGGAATACGCGGATCGTGAGCTGCGCACGCCCAAGGCACTGGCGAGGAAGAAGGAAGCCGCCACGGCCCGTCAGCGCGATGCACAGATCACGCAGCGGCTCACGCAGCTCTCGCCGATGGCTCGTCCGGGAAAAAAGGAGGGCGTGCAGCGCCCGACGGTGCGGGCGACGATGAACATCGACCGCATCGCGCCGGTTCGCACGAAGCGCGTGAGATTTACCATTCGCGAGACGAACAGCCTGGAGCCTTGCCTTGATGAGCTGGAGGTCTTCAACACCGCCGGCGTGAATGTGGCGCTCGCCAGTGCCGGGGCGAAGTTGAAGACCTCGGGCGATAAGATTTCGCGCAACCGCCATGAGCCGGCGTTCATTCATGATGGTCGCTACGGCAATGAACGAAGCTGGATGTCGAACGAGAAGGGCAAGGGCTGGGTGGAGATCGAGTTTGCCCGCGAGGAGGAGATTTCACACATCGCGTGGAGCCGTGATCGGCTGGAAAAGCTGGAGGACCGCGTGGCGCTCAATTACGCCATCGAGATCGGCCATGACAAAGGCTGGCTTTTGGTGGCGGACGCTAGTGATCGTCGCCCGCATCAGTTGGGACTCGGAGCCGGCCCGGAGTTTGTGTTTGAGGGCTTGCCCGAGACGGAAGCGAAGGAGATACGGCGTCTGCTCAATGAACGCGGCAGTCTTTTGGCCAAGATCAAAGCCGGCGAGCAGGGCCAGCTCGCCTTCGCGGGCACCTTCCGCGAACCGGACGACATTCATCTGCTCAATCGCGGCGATCCCGAGCAGCCGAAGGAATCCGTCATGCCCGCCGTGCTCAGCGCTCTCGGTGATGTGAAACTCACCGATGCGACGCCCGAACTGAAGCGCCGCCAAGCGCTGGCCGACTGGATCGCCAGTCCGCAGAATACGCTGACGGCCCGCGTGATGGTGAACCGCATCTGGCAAGGCCACTTCGGCACCGGTTTGGTCGCCACGCCGAGTGATTTTGGCCGCATGGGCATGAAACCCACGCATCCCGAGCTGCTGGACTGGCTCGCAAGCGAGTTCATCCGCAGCGGATGGAGCGTGAAGCACCTGCACCGGCTCATCGTGCTGAGCGGGACGTATGGGCAAAGTAGCTTCGGCTTTAGCCGAACGGATGCGGCTAAAGCCGCAACCACTTTGGACTCCGAATCCAAATACCTCTGGCGCTTCCCCAGCCGTCGCATCGAAGCGGAAACACTCCGCGACTCCATGCTCGCCGTCAGCGGAAAGCTCAACTTCACGATGTATGGCCGTGGATTCGATCTTTTCGACAAACGAGGCGGTTTGAGCGGCTTCAAGCCTGTGGAGACCTTCAAGCCCGAAAACCAGCGGCGCATGATTTATGCCCACAAAGTCCGCCGTGAGCCGGAAACCGTCTTTGGAGCCTTTGACTGCCCGGACGCGGGCCAAAGCACCGCCCTGCGCCGCGCCTCCACCACGCCGATTCAGGCGCTAAATCTCTTCAACAGCCGCTTCACGCTCGAACACGCTCATGCGTTCGCGGAGCGGGTCAAACGTGAGGCGGGAGGCGATGCAGCCGCCCAAATTCGCCGCGCCTACGAACTCGCCCTCAGCCGAAAACCCACCACCGCAGAGAGCAACGACACCCTGCCGCTCGTGAAGCAACACGGAGCCTCTGTGCTTTGCCGGGCGCTCTTCAACAGCAACGAGTTCCTTTTCATTCCATGA